The sequence AAGGAAAGAATATTACCGTTGATAGATGAACTTTCAAATGAAGCTGCTCAAATAGGTGCCGTCAATACTATCCTTAATGAGAATGGCAGGTTAAAGGGATATAATACCGATGGATTGGGATTTTATAAAGCTTTAAAGGCAGCGGGAATAAACCCTAAAGACAGGAGAGCTATACTGATAGGCGCGGGTGGAGCCGCAAGGGCAATCGGGATTTACTTAGCCTTAAAAGGTGTAGGGGGAATAATCTTAACTAACAGGTCACAGGAAAAGGCTGGTTATTTAAAAAATGAAATAAATAAGATATCTCCTGGAATATGTGAAGTCATTCCTTTTAATGAAAACAGTATAAAAAAAGTTTTGCAAAAAGGGGATTTGCTGGTAAATACGACCCCTCTGGGAATGAGCCCTAAAATCGAAGATTCCCCCATAAAATCAGCGGATTTTTTCAGAGAGGATATAGTAGTTTTTGATATAGTTTATAATCCTTTAGAAACCATGTTTTTGAAGATGGCAAAGCAGG is a genomic window of Koleobacter methoxysyntrophicus containing:
- a CDS encoding shikimate dehydrogenase, translating into MINDMNHNIMGTTKVVGIIGWPVEHSLSPVMHNNAFSYLGLDYCYVPFPVKPDYLHQAVNGIRALSIKGVNVTVPYKERILPLIDELSNEAAQIGAVNTILNENGRLKGYNTDGLGFYKALKAAGINPKDRRAILIGAGGAARAIGIYLALKGVGGIILTNRSQEKAGYLKNEINKISPGICEVIPFNENSIKKVLQKGDLLVNTTPLGMSPKIEDSPIKSADFFREDIVVFDIVYNPLETMFLKMAKQAGCCVIYGDEMLLYQGAAAFEIWTGKEAPVEIMRKFLKSNLGNYTKST